From the Planktothrix tepida PCC 9214 genome, one window contains:
- the hemB gene encoding porphobilinogen synthase — MPSQSHRNSLNLVQRPRRLRRTDALRRMVQETHLTVNDLIYPLFVMEGENQKVEVSSMPGSYRYTLDLLLKEVNEAWELGIPAIALFPLVAEEKKDNAGTESYNPDGLIQRTVRAIKQAIPEIMIITDIALDPFSSKGHDGIVSDDGEILNDETVEVLVKQALSHAEAGADIVAPSDMMDGRIGAIREGLDEAGYIEVGILAYTAKYASAYYGPFRDALDSAPKFGDKKTYQMNPANSREALTELALDECEGADIVMVKPALAYLDIIHLLRSATDLPVAAYNVSGEYAMIKAAGQMGWIDEKKVMLETLTSIKRAGADLILTYFAKEVALILR, encoded by the coding sequence ATGCCATCCCAATCTCACCGAAATTCCTTAAATCTGGTTCAACGTCCTCGCCGTCTCCGCCGTACCGATGCTTTGCGGCGCATGGTTCAGGAAACCCATCTTACGGTTAATGACTTAATTTATCCTCTATTTGTTATGGAGGGGGAAAACCAAAAAGTTGAGGTTTCTTCCATGCCCGGAAGTTACCGCTATACCTTAGATTTACTTTTAAAAGAAGTCAATGAAGCTTGGGAATTAGGTATCCCCGCCATTGCCTTATTTCCCTTGGTCGCTGAAGAAAAAAAAGATAACGCAGGAACAGAAAGTTATAACCCCGATGGCTTAATTCAACGCACGGTGCGGGCGATTAAACAGGCTATTCCTGAAATTATGATTATCACCGATATTGCTCTTGATCCGTTTTCGAGTAAAGGTCATGATGGCATCGTCAGTGATGACGGGGAAATTCTCAATGATGAAACCGTTGAAGTCTTAGTCAAACAAGCCCTGTCCCATGCGGAAGCGGGGGCTGATATTGTCGCGCCGTCGGATATGATGGATGGTCGCATTGGGGCAATTCGTGAGGGGTTAGATGAAGCGGGATATATTGAAGTCGGGATTTTAGCTTATACTGCCAAATATGCCTCCGCCTATTATGGCCCCTTCCGGGATGCCTTGGATTCCGCTCCTAAATTTGGCGATAAGAAAACCTATCAAATGAACCCCGCCAACTCCAGAGAAGCGTTAACGGAATTGGCTTTGGATGAATGCGAAGGGGCAGATATTGTCATGGTCAAACCCGCTTTAGCGTATTTGGATATTATTCATCTGCTGCGGTCAGCAACAGATCTTCCCGTAGCCGCTTATAACGTCAGTGGGGAATATGCCATGATTAAAGCCGCGGGACAAATGGGTTGGATTGATGAGAAAAAAGTCATGTTAGAAACCTTAACCAGTATTAAACGGGCCGGGGCTGATTTAATTCTCACCTATTTCGCTAAGGAAGTCGCTTTGATTTTACGTTAA
- a CDS encoding hybrid sensor histidine kinase/response regulator, translating to MALPPSVLIVDDEPDNFHVIEFLLYQEGYDLSFARSSTEALDYLSVKSPDVILLDMMMPQFDGIALCHQIKKNPLWCHLPIIMVTVLTAKEDLALCLDAGADDFISKPVNGIELRARIRSMLRMKQQYDELQALLQAREDLSNMIIHDLNNPLAGVLFSCELLKLSPLQPKQLQKVEDILRLSKRMVSLVNSLLIIAKVQTDEFVLEYEQVDLSEMGHTVVTDFEAIVAYRQIKLLYEFPEAGRQIFVDPVILHRVIDNLLSNAIKFSPVGSQVTFRISYPPDAMVKIQVIDCGSGISEESRQRIFEKYDIGTFRKGIPQIGLGLAFCKLAVEAHGGTISIENNAPQGSIFTVVI from the coding sequence ATGGCTTTACCTCCTTCCGTGCTGATAGTGGATGATGAGCCAGACAATTTTCATGTCATCGAATTTCTTTTATATCAAGAAGGGTATGATCTGAGTTTTGCCAGGAGCAGCACTGAAGCCTTGGACTATTTATCGGTCAAATCACCAGATGTGATTTTATTAGATATGATGATGCCACAGTTCGATGGAATTGCACTTTGTCATCAGATCAAAAAAAATCCCCTTTGGTGTCATCTTCCGATTATTATGGTCACCGTTTTAACGGCTAAAGAAGATTTAGCACTTTGTTTAGATGCAGGTGCGGATGATTTTATTAGTAAGCCGGTGAATGGGATTGAATTGCGTGCCCGAATTCGCTCTATGTTAAGAATGAAGCAGCAATATGATGAATTACAAGCGTTACTTCAAGCGAGAGAGGATTTATCGAATATGATTATTCATGATTTGAATAATCCTTTAGCTGGGGTTTTATTTAGTTGTGAACTTCTCAAACTTTCCCCATTACAACCCAAACAACTTCAAAAGGTTGAGGATATTTTACGACTCAGCAAACGCATGGTTTCCTTAGTCAATAGTTTATTAATTATAGCTAAAGTTCAAACGGATGAATTCGTTTTGGAGTATGAGCAGGTTGATCTATCTGAAATGGGTCATACAGTGGTGACGGATTTTGAAGCAATTGTGGCTTATCGTCAGATCAAATTATTGTATGAGTTTCCCGAAGCCGGGAGACAAATATTTGTTGATCCGGTGATTTTGCATCGAGTGATTGATAATTTATTATCGAATGCTATTAAATTTTCTCCCGTAGGAAGTCAAGTTACTTTTCGAATCAGTTATCCCCCGGACGCAATGGTGAAAATTCAGGTAATCGATTGCGGTTCTGGGATTAGTGAAGAAAGCCGACAACGGATTTTTGAGAAATACGATATCGGAACTTTTCGCAAAGGAATTCCTCAAATTGGATTAGGTTTAGCGTTTTGTAAATTAGCCGTTGAAGCTCACGGAGGGACAATTTCTATTGAAAATAACGCTCCTCAAGGGTCTATTTTTACTGTCGTAATCTAA
- a CDS encoding response regulator codes for MDISRPPIDGLTAMRQIRANSSIYQIPIIALTALAMPEDQERYLAMNVNVYLTKPIRLVQLLETIQTFFSKSC; via the coding sequence ATGGATATTTCCAGGCCTCCAATAGATGGATTAACAGCCATGCGCCAAATTAGAGCAAATTCATCAATTTATCAAATTCCAATTATTGCATTAACGGCTTTGGCTATGCCGGAAGATCAAGAACGGTATTTAGCAATGAATGTAAATGTCTATTTAACGAAACCCATTCGTCTTGTACAATTATTAGAAACGATACAAACTTTCTTCTCAAAATCTTGTTAA